The window CGCTACTATGGCCTCTTCCAGGACGGGGAGCTGAAGTTGCGCGGGGTGTTTCTGCGGAGGAGCGACACCGTGGAGCTGGCGCGCGACTTGCAGCAGGGCATGCTGCAGGTCTTCCGCAAGGCGGAGGACGCACAGCAATTCCTCCAGCTCATACCCCAAGCCCTGGAAGTGCTGGACGCTCATCTAGACAGGGTGCGTTCCGGGGATGCACCTTTGGAGAAGCTCGTAGTGCGGCATCGGGTGGCCAAGGAATTGGAGGAGTATTCACAACTGAACGATTCCTACGCGGCGCTGAGGCAAATGCAGGAAATGGGTTTCAGGGTGCCGCCCGGCAGGAGTGTGGAATATGTTATACTGGATGGATCGAGCAGGGACGTCTGGGAGAGGGTGAGGGCCGCGCCCTTCCTGCGGGGCGACGAACGCTACGACGCGCTCGAATACGAAGAGATGCTGCTGCGGGCAGCGGCGGACCTACTGCTTCCCTTCGGATGGGACCTAGAAGCGCTCAGGGAGCGTTCCAGAGGAGCGCGATGACCTCGTCTTCCAGACCGAAGCGCAAGAAAAGAAGGGGAAGGAGGAGGCAGCCTGTGAGGTGCACCCTCTTGACCCCCAGATGCGCAGGCAGGAGACCCAAGGGGATGGAGGCCATCAACACCACAATGCCCCCCAGTCCACAGAAAGCCAATATCATGAGTAGGAGCAGGATCAGAACTCCCTGATTGAGCTTACGAAGGTCCCTACCCGCGACCCTCTGAGAGAGCAAAGCACCAGCCTTGAGCGATAAAAGGTAACCTATTATGGCAGAGACCAACACCGCCAGAATGAGCATGGAGAACTCTGGTGCCGGGAAGTGAGATAGTTCGGACGTCCTCTCCTTCCCCAAGGCCTTCTCCAAGACTAGCATGGCTCCCGTGCGTGCCTCGCCTTCGATGCATAGAGCGAGAATGCTGAATACAGCAGCCGAGGTGCCCACCGCTGCCAACATGAGGAGGTAGTCCTTGGAGGCCTGCTCTTGATCCCTGCTCGGAGGAGAGAGGAGAGTTCCTATGGTAGCGCCTATAGTCGAGGTGATGCCCGGGAGCCAACCAGACAGGAAACCCGCCAGGCTGCCTCTAAGTGCAGGAAGGATGGATATGGATGCCTCCTGGGCCGCATCCTGAGGCGGCACAGGACCGGAAGAGAAGGAGCTTATCAGCGCAGGAAAGGCGAAAAGGCCAGAAAGTAAGGGGAAGAGTAAGCTCTGTCCCATCCCGGGAAAGACATCGCCCCATGGAGGGTGAGCTTCCATGACGCAGAACCCCAATAGACCAGAGAGCATGATAAGCAAGAAGGCGCGTAGTCTTCCTACGCCCCTACTCTCCTTGACACACCATATCCCCCTGAGATGCAATTGCCCTTTAGGCAGAGGCGTACGGTGACGCACGAAGAATACGCCATGCGGAGTGAGGATTTTTGAGCGACAAAACCCCCTTCGAATCGCCCTGCCAGTGAGAACCCCTTCTTCTCCGTCTATCGGGATGGGAAGACGGATGTTGACCTCTTCAGCTCTTTTCGCATGACCGGAGCGTAGGTCCAGAAAGGCTATAGTTCTTCGAGGCCCGTGTTCACTCAAAATCAGCATGGCGACGATGACCAAGAGAAGGTAGGGCAAGCAGAGAGACAACGCATCCCCCAGAAGAAAAGGGGGACGCATGAGGAGTTGCAAAGGGTATGTCGCGAGTACCGCCAATAAAGCTCCAAGCAAGCTGCCGGTGGCGGAAAAGCGCACCGCATCCATGCCCTTGCCCTGGAGTAGGAGGCGATGCGCAGGTAGCATGCTCATTGAGGTGTCGCTTTCAGGAAGACCTAAGAAAGTGGAGGGGAGAAAGTCTGTGAAGGAGCTGCCAGTGGCAGCAGAGACGAGAAGTATGGCGAACATCATAGGCGGATCTAGATAGGTAACGGAAGCGAGACTGAAG of the Methanomassiliicoccales archaeon genome contains:
- a CDS encoding tripartite tricarboxylate transporter permease, whose protein sequence is MAVRLPVNIALIFLLCQRRFVDPATLLTVFLIAIFGALLGIGSALIPGMHINTFSLLLLSLYPELSLLLSSFSLASVTYLDPPMMFAILLVSAATGSSFTDFLPSTFLGLPESDTSMSMLPAHRLLLQGKGMDAVRFSATGSLLGALLAVLATYPLQLLMRPPFLLGDALSLCLPYLLLVIVAMLILSEHGPRRTIAFLDLRSGHAKRAEEVNIRLPIPIDGEEGVLTGRAIRRGFCRSKILTPHGVFFVRHRTPLPKGQLHLRGIWCVKESRGVGRLRAFLLIMLSGLLGFCVMEAHPPWGDVFPGMGQSLLFPLLSGLFAFPALISSFSSGPVPPQDAAQEASISILPALRGSLAGFLSGWLPGITSTIGATIGTLLSPPSRDQEQASKDYLLMLAAVGTSAAVFSILALCIEGEARTGAMLVLEKALGKERTSELSHFPAPEFSMLILAVLVSAIIGYLLSLKAGALLSQRVAGRDLRKLNQGVLILLLLMILAFCGLGGIVVLMASIPLGLLPAHLGVKRVHLTGCLLLPLLFLRFGLEDEVIALLWNAP